A genomic region of Raphanus sativus cultivar WK10039 chromosome 6, ASM80110v3, whole genome shotgun sequence contains the following coding sequences:
- the LOC108835260 gene encoding protein RRP6-like 1 isoform X2: protein MARDDSPGLKSLEALIGGCLPENLSKLASTSLAVPANNDFHFFYTIEEEFRRGIDEISGSSQCVLETIGGFCGKQMRCSGDDDDAYDWLVNLNDGVLQRIDEDLDLGNPKKKEIDGKAKKVSFHIATIKKPQEEYKILVNNRNVPFQHVWLEKKDNNLGFIHPLEKLSVMDFVDKNLSEMKPVDPLPLEGTPFKFVQEIIDLKDLAAKLSSVEEFAVDLEHNQYRSFQGLTCLMQISTRTEDYIVDTFKLWDHVGTFLRDVFKDPKKKKVMHGADRDIIWLQRDFGIYVCNLFDTGQASRVLKLERNSLEFLLKHYCGVAANKQYQNADWRIRPLPDVMTRYAREDTHYLLYIYDVMRIDLHTVAKEDEKPDSPLVEQVYKRSYDVCMQLYEKELLTENSYLQIYGVQAANFNAVQLAIVAGLCEWRDRIARADDESTGYVLPNKTLLEIAKEMPINVGKLRRLLKSKLPYIERNVDAVISVIRRSMQNAAAFEPVVQSLKTWHPRTVFEKNIESTTEETCIEAVLSSSVSSKMFLQVENNTRGVRTRGLCGSEKVSVDVSKEQSGGCVALPSKRKFGSENKADEEVKVSKSKPPCVSRPDEIIILLDDDDESDEETSDAEDDADSVSETPFKGPDISMNVKKTCGPDIIVLNDDDSDDDSDDDSETDDGRKREVERMNVIHEQQGKFMSLKPGFLNI, encoded by the exons ATGGCACGCGACGATTCACCGGGGCTGAAATCTCTGGAGGCGTTGATTGGTGGTTGTCTGCCGGAGAATCTCTCAAAGTTAGCTTCTACATCTCTTGCAGTTCCAGCGAATAACGATTTCCACTTTTTCTACACGATCGAGGAGGAGTTCAGGCGTGGGATCGATGAGATTTCAGGAAGCTCGCAGTGTGTTCTTGAGACGATAGGTGGCTTCTGTGGGAAACAGATGAGATGTtcaggagatgatgatgatgcgtATGACTGGCTTGTTAACCTGAACGATGGAGTTCTCCAGAGAATCGATGAGGATTTGGATTTGGGAAATCCAAAGAAGAAGGAAATTGATGGAAAGGCAAAGAAGGTTTCATTCCATATAGCAACGATAAAGAAGCCTCAGGAGGAGTATAAGATTTTGGTCAACAACCGAAATGTACCGTTTCAGCATGTTTGGCTGGAAAAGAAGGACAACAATCTCGGCTTTATTCATCCACTG GAGAAACTTTCGGTGATGGACTTTGTTGATAAAAATCTATCAGAGATGAAACCTGTTGATCCCCTCCCTTTGGAAGGAACTCCATTCAAGTTTGTTCAAGAAATCATTGATCTGAAGGATTTAGCTGCGAAACTGTCTAGTGTTGAAGAGTTTGCT GTTGATCTGGAGCATAATCAGTATAGGTCTTTTCAAGGATTAACATGCTTGATGCAAATATCTACAAGAACGGAAGATTATATAGTTGATACATTCAAGCTTTGGGATCACGTTGGTACTTTTCTCCGGGACGTCTTCAAAGACcctaaaaagaaaaag GTAATGCATGGAGCAGATCGAGATATTATTTGGCTTCAACGTGACTTCGGCATATATGTATGCAATCTCTTTGACACAGGACAG GCCTCAAGAGTGCTAAAGCTGGAGAGAAATAGTCTTGAATTTCTTCTGAAACATTATTGTGGAGTTGCTGCAAATAAACA ATACCAAAATGCAGACTGGAGAATACGACCCCTTCCAGATGTAATGACAAG ATATGCTAGAGAAGATACACATTATCTTTTGTACATTTATGATGTAATGCGAATAGATTTGCACACAGTAGCAAAAGAAGACGAGAAACCTGACTCCCCTCTGGTAGAG CAGGTTTACAAGCGCAGCTATGATGTGTGCATGCAACTATATGAGAAAGAGCTTCTGACTGAGAATTCATATCTTCAAATTTATGG GGTTCAGGCAGCTAATTTCAATGCGGTTCAACTTGCCATTGTTGCG GGGCTTTGTGAATGGCGAGATCGGATTGCACGAGCAGACGATGAGAGCACTGGTTATGTATTACCAAataaaactcttcttgaaatAG cgAAGGAAATGCCAATTAATGTGGGAAAGTTGCGACGGTTGTTAAAGTCAAAGCTCCCTTACATCGAGCGTAATGTTGATGCTGTGATCAGTGTCATCAGGCGATCAATGCAAAATGCTGCGGCGTTCGAGCCAGTTGTTCAATCTTTAAAAACATGGCATCCTAGAACG GTCTTTGAGAAGAATATTGAAAGCACCACTGAGGAAACATGCATAGAAGCTGTTTTGTCTTCTTCTGTGAGTTCGAAGATGTTTTTGCAGGTTGAAAATAACACCCGGGGCGTCAGGACCAGAGGCTTGTGTGGTTCAGAAAAG GTTAGTGTGGATGTTTCGAAGGAACAAAGCGGTGGTTGTGTAGCTTTGCCTTCAAAGAGGAAGTTTGGAAGTGAGAACAAG GCAGATGAAGAGGTCAAAGTGTCCAAGTCAAAGCCACCATGTGTCTCTAGGCCAGATGAGATTATTATACTGTTGGATGACGATGATGAGTCTGATGAAGAAACATCGGACGCCGAAGATGATGCGGATAGTGTTTCAGAAACGCCTTTTAAGGGACCGGATATATCAATGAACGTGAAGAAGACATGTGGTCCGGATATTATCGTGttaaatgatgatgactcaGATGATGACTCAGATGATGACTCAGAAACTGATGATGGTAGGAAAAGGGAAGTTGAAAGGATGAATGTGATACATGAACAGCAGGGAAAATTCATGAGTTTGAAACCGGGCTTTCTCAACATTTAG
- the LOC108806740 gene encoding uncharacterized protein LOC108806740 yields the protein MSRGNYKNPCLTMHQPWASLLVHGIKRIEGRSWPAPIRGRLWIHAASKVPDEATIKAMEAFYQEIYTLDGITDIQFPQHYPVSRLIGCVDVVGCVSCDELKNWESLSQGVRLEGQTDFCWLCEQPQKLIIPFEMRGYQGVYNLENKIHAAAARGLTPSQTPFPVKFPLPDPTCTFSLKPGSVSSTTQEKKRLKTEQLTSLTAAIAGARAAATQFSKKGKSPRTSDTSAYITRSKSKATEDDAEPLYNPVCGSDRTTNMEEGCSGTSNNVEDHTKSTVNYSMESSKRSVATRRDDRNTSVGERKFDPGTARIMAAAIRNLKPSS from the exons ATGAGTCGTGGAAATTACAAAAACCCGTGTTTGACTATGCATCAGCCATGGGCTTCGCTTCTGGTCCATGGTATTAAGCGCATCGAAGGCAGGTCCTGGCCTGCGCCGATTCGAG GTCGTCTATGGATTCATGCTGCTAGTAAAGTTCCTGATGAAGCTACAATAAAAGCAATGGAAGCGTTTTATCAAGAAATTTACACTCTTGACGGGATCACCGATATTCAGTTTCCCCAGCATTACCCAGTTTCTAGACTAATAG GATGTGTGGATGTTGTTGGCTGTGTCAGCTGCGATGAACTTAAGAACTGGGAGTCTTTATCTCAAGGG GTGAGGCTTGAAGGACAAACCGATTTTTGTTGGCTATGTGAGCAGCCACAG AAACTGATTATTCCGTTTGAGATGCGCGGGTACCAGGGAGTTTATAACTTAGAAAATAAG ATTCATGCCGCAGCAGCGAGAGGTCTTACGCCTTCTCAAACTCCTTTTCCGGTGAAATTTCCTCTTCCAGACCCAACATGCACCTTTTCTTTAAAACCGGGTTCTGTTTCCTCTACAACACAAGAGAAGAAAAGACTTAAGACAGAACAACTTACCAGTCTCACAGCTGCAATTGCGGGCGCACGAGCAGCGGCTACACAATTTTCGAAGAAGGGAAAAAGCCCCCGAACCAGTGATACCAGTGCCTACATAACTAGAAGCAAGAGCAAAGCTACTGAAGACGACGCAGAGCCCCTATATAACCCAGTTTGTGGTTCTGACCGTACCACAAATATGGAAGAAGGATGCAGCGGAACCAGCAACAATGTGGAAGATCACACAAAATCGACAGTGAACTACAGTATGGAATCTAGTAAAAGAAGTGTAGCCACAAGGAGAGATGACAGGAACACAAGTGTTGGTGAAAGAAAGTTCGATCCTGGAACTGCCCGG ATTATGGCCGCTGCAATAAGGAACCTGAAGCCATCGTCTTAA
- the LOC108806699 gene encoding uncharacterized protein LOC108806699 yields the protein MCSLTIQFSLLQSLSRPSSLFSSNLEPKLSTSSVSFPLKMKPRICSKNLVLRVKAHGSSNNQPSEEFTPPSGNLPKTRRDILLEYVQNVKPEFMELFVKRAPKHVVDAMRHTVTNMIGTLPPQFFSVTVTSVAENLAQLMMSVLMTGYMFRNTQYRLELQQSLEQVALPEPRHKRGDDQDYAPGTQKNVSGEVIRWNNISGPEKIDAKKYIELLEAEIEELNRQVGRKSANEQNEILEYLKSLEPQNLKELTSTAGKDVAVAMNAFINRLLAVSDTDPKQMKTNVTETSATDLAKLLYWLMVVGYSIRNIEVRFDMERVLGSHAKLAELPPGEII from the exons ATGTGCTCGTTAACGATTCAGTTCTCGCTCTTACAATCACTGTCTCGCCCCTCCTCGTTATTTTCATCCAACCTTGAACCTAAACTGTCTACTTCCTCTGTGAGCTTCCCATTGAAGATGAAGCCGAGAATTTGCAGTAAAAATTTGGTTCTGAGAGTTAAGGCTCATGGTTCGTCAAATAATCAGCCCTCTGAAGAGTTCACACCTCCCAGTGGCAATCTG CCCAAAACCCGGAGGGACATTTTACTCGAGTATGTTCAGAATGTGAAACCGGAGTTTATGGAGTTGTTCGTTAAACGCGCGCCTAAACAT GTGGTTGATGCAATGCGACATACTGTGACTAATATGATTGGAACGCTACCTCCGCAGTTTTTCTCCGTTACAGTCACCTCT GTTGCTGAAAACCTGGCACAGTTGATGATGAGCGTATTGATGACCGGGTACATGTTCAGAAACACTCAATATCGTCTTGAATTGCAACAAAGTTTAGAGCAGGTTGCTCTTCCTGAACCACGTCATAAAAGG GGGGATGATCAAGACTATGCACCTGGAACGCAAAAGAATGTATCAGGGGAAGTGATCAGATGGAATAACATTTCTGGTCCCGAGAAAATTGATGCGAAAAAGTATATCGAGCTTCTGGAAGCAGAGATCGAAGAACTGAACCGTCAAGTAGGGAGAAAATCTGCGAATGAGCAGAACGAGATTCTGGAGTATCTAAAATCTCTCGAGCCTCAAAATCTTAAG GAGCTTACAAGCACTGCAGGCAAAGATGTTGCTGTGGCTATGAATGCATTTATCAACCGGCTTCTAGCTGTATCAGACACAGATCCAAAGCAAATGAAG ACGAATGTGACAGAGACAAGCGCAACGGACCTTGCAAAATTGTTGTATTGGCTAATGGTGGTTGGTTATAGCATTCGCAATATTGAGGTCCGGTTTGATATGGAACGTGTGCTTGGTAGTCATGCGAAGCTCGCCGAGTTGCCTCCTGGTGAAATTATTTGA
- the LOC108835260 gene encoding protein RRP6-like 1 isoform X4 has translation MARDDSPGLKSLEALIGGCLPENLSKLASTSLAVPANNDFHFFYTIEEEFRRGIDEISGSSQCVLETIGGFCGKQMRCSGDDDDAYDWLVNLNDGVLQRIDEDLDLGNPKKKEIDGKAKKVSFHIATIKKPQEEYKILVNNRNVPFQHVWLEKKDNNLGFIHPLEKLSVMDFVDKNLSEMKPVDPLPLEGTPFKFVQEIIDLKDLAAKLSSVEEFAVDLEHNQYRSFQGLTCLMQISTRTEDYIVDTFKLWDHVGTFLRDVFKDPKKKKVMHGADRDIIWLQRDFGIYVCNLFDTGQASRVLKLERNSLEFLLKHYCGVAANKQWVIIQPLLFVLTHSSSHFNVIVPIGCRYQNADWRIRPLPDVMTRYAREDTHYLLYIYDVMRIDLHTVAKEDEKPDSPLVEVYKRSYDVCMQLYEKELLTENSYLQIYGVQAANFNAVQLAIVAGLCEWRDRIARADDESTGYVLPNKTLLEIAKEMPINVGKLRRLLKSKLPYIERNVDAVISVIRRSMQNAAAFEPVVQSLKTWHPRTVENNTRGVRTRGLCGSEKVSVDVSKEQSGGCVALPSKRKFGSENKADEEVKVSKSKPPCVSRPDEIIILLDDDDESDEETSDAEDDADSVSETPFKGPDISMNVKKTCGPDIIVLNDDDSDDDSDDDSETDDGRKREVERMNVIHEQQGKFMSLKPGFLNI, from the exons ATGGCACGCGACGATTCACCGGGGCTGAAATCTCTGGAGGCGTTGATTGGTGGTTGTCTGCCGGAGAATCTCTCAAAGTTAGCTTCTACATCTCTTGCAGTTCCAGCGAATAACGATTTCCACTTTTTCTACACGATCGAGGAGGAGTTCAGGCGTGGGATCGATGAGATTTCAGGAAGCTCGCAGTGTGTTCTTGAGACGATAGGTGGCTTCTGTGGGAAACAGATGAGATGTtcaggagatgatgatgatgcgtATGACTGGCTTGTTAACCTGAACGATGGAGTTCTCCAGAGAATCGATGAGGATTTGGATTTGGGAAATCCAAAGAAGAAGGAAATTGATGGAAAGGCAAAGAAGGTTTCATTCCATATAGCAACGATAAAGAAGCCTCAGGAGGAGTATAAGATTTTGGTCAACAACCGAAATGTACCGTTTCAGCATGTTTGGCTGGAAAAGAAGGACAACAATCTCGGCTTTATTCATCCACTG GAGAAACTTTCGGTGATGGACTTTGTTGATAAAAATCTATCAGAGATGAAACCTGTTGATCCCCTCCCTTTGGAAGGAACTCCATTCAAGTTTGTTCAAGAAATCATTGATCTGAAGGATTTAGCTGCGAAACTGTCTAGTGTTGAAGAGTTTGCT GTTGATCTGGAGCATAATCAGTATAGGTCTTTTCAAGGATTAACATGCTTGATGCAAATATCTACAAGAACGGAAGATTATATAGTTGATACATTCAAGCTTTGGGATCACGTTGGTACTTTTCTCCGGGACGTCTTCAAAGACcctaaaaagaaaaag GTAATGCATGGAGCAGATCGAGATATTATTTGGCTTCAACGTGACTTCGGCATATATGTATGCAATCTCTTTGACACAGGACAG GCCTCAAGAGTGCTAAAGCTGGAGAGAAATAGTCTTGAATTTCTTCTGAAACATTATTGTGGAGTTGCTGCAAATAAACAGTGGGTCATAATTCAGCCTTTGTTATTTGTTCTTACGCACTCATCTTCTCACTTCAACGTCATTGTCCCAATTGGCTGCAGATACCAAAATGCAGACTGGAGAATACGACCCCTTCCAGATGTAATGACAAG ATATGCTAGAGAAGATACACATTATCTTTTGTACATTTATGATGTAATGCGAATAGATTTGCACACAGTAGCAAAAGAAGACGAGAAACCTGACTCCCCTCTGGTAGAG GTTTACAAGCGCAGCTATGATGTGTGCATGCAACTATATGAGAAAGAGCTTCTGACTGAGAATTCATATCTTCAAATTTATGG GGTTCAGGCAGCTAATTTCAATGCGGTTCAACTTGCCATTGTTGCG GGGCTTTGTGAATGGCGAGATCGGATTGCACGAGCAGACGATGAGAGCACTGGTTATGTATTACCAAataaaactcttcttgaaatAG cgAAGGAAATGCCAATTAATGTGGGAAAGTTGCGACGGTTGTTAAAGTCAAAGCTCCCTTACATCGAGCGTAATGTTGATGCTGTGATCAGTGTCATCAGGCGATCAATGCAAAATGCTGCGGCGTTCGAGCCAGTTGTTCAATCTTTAAAAACATGGCATCCTAGAACG GTTGAAAATAACACCCGGGGCGTCAGGACCAGAGGCTTGTGTGGTTCAGAAAAG GTTAGTGTGGATGTTTCGAAGGAACAAAGCGGTGGTTGTGTAGCTTTGCCTTCAAAGAGGAAGTTTGGAAGTGAGAACAAG GCAGATGAAGAGGTCAAAGTGTCCAAGTCAAAGCCACCATGTGTCTCTAGGCCAGATGAGATTATTATACTGTTGGATGACGATGATGAGTCTGATGAAGAAACATCGGACGCCGAAGATGATGCGGATAGTGTTTCAGAAACGCCTTTTAAGGGACCGGATATATCAATGAACGTGAAGAAGACATGTGGTCCGGATATTATCGTGttaaatgatgatgactcaGATGATGACTCAGATGATGACTCAGAAACTGATGATGGTAGGAAAAGGGAAGTTGAAAGGATGAATGTGATACATGAACAGCAGGGAAAATTCATGAGTTTGAAACCGGGCTTTCTCAACATTTAG
- the LOC108835260 gene encoding protein RRP6-like 1 isoform X3, with protein sequence MARDDSPGLKSLEALIGGCLPENLSKLASTSLAVPANNDFHFFYTIEEEFRRGIDEISGSSQCVLETIGGFCGKQMRCSGDDDDAYDWLVNLNDGVLQRIDEDLDLGNPKKKEIDGKAKKVSFHIATIKKPQEEYKILVNNRNVPFQHVWLEKKDNNLGFIHPLEKLSVMDFVDKNLSEMKPVDPLPLEGTPFKFVQEIIDLKDLAAKLSSVEEFAVDLEHNQYRSFQGLTCLMQISTRTEDYIVDTFKLWDHVGTFLRDVFKDPKKKKVMHGADRDIIWLQRDFGIYVCNLFDTGQASRVLKLERNSLEFLLKHYCGVAANKQYQNADWRIRPLPDVMTRYAREDTHYLLYIYDVMRIDLHTVAKEDEKPDSPLVEVYKRSYDVCMQLYEKELLTENSYLQIYGVQAANFNAVQLAIVAGLCEWRDRIARADDESTGYVLPNKTLLEIAKEMPINVGKLRRLLKSKLPYIERNVDAVISVIRRSMQNAAAFEPVVQSLKTWHPRTVFEKNIESTTEETCIEAVLSSSVSSKMFLQVENNTRGVRTRGLCGSEKVSVDVSKEQSGGCVALPSKRKFGSENKADEEVKVSKSKPPCVSRPDEIIILLDDDDESDEETSDAEDDADSVSETPFKGPDISMNVKKTCGPDIIVLNDDDSDDDSDDDSETDDGRKREVERMNVIHEQQGKFMSLKPGFLNI encoded by the exons ATGGCACGCGACGATTCACCGGGGCTGAAATCTCTGGAGGCGTTGATTGGTGGTTGTCTGCCGGAGAATCTCTCAAAGTTAGCTTCTACATCTCTTGCAGTTCCAGCGAATAACGATTTCCACTTTTTCTACACGATCGAGGAGGAGTTCAGGCGTGGGATCGATGAGATTTCAGGAAGCTCGCAGTGTGTTCTTGAGACGATAGGTGGCTTCTGTGGGAAACAGATGAGATGTtcaggagatgatgatgatgcgtATGACTGGCTTGTTAACCTGAACGATGGAGTTCTCCAGAGAATCGATGAGGATTTGGATTTGGGAAATCCAAAGAAGAAGGAAATTGATGGAAAGGCAAAGAAGGTTTCATTCCATATAGCAACGATAAAGAAGCCTCAGGAGGAGTATAAGATTTTGGTCAACAACCGAAATGTACCGTTTCAGCATGTTTGGCTGGAAAAGAAGGACAACAATCTCGGCTTTATTCATCCACTG GAGAAACTTTCGGTGATGGACTTTGTTGATAAAAATCTATCAGAGATGAAACCTGTTGATCCCCTCCCTTTGGAAGGAACTCCATTCAAGTTTGTTCAAGAAATCATTGATCTGAAGGATTTAGCTGCGAAACTGTCTAGTGTTGAAGAGTTTGCT GTTGATCTGGAGCATAATCAGTATAGGTCTTTTCAAGGATTAACATGCTTGATGCAAATATCTACAAGAACGGAAGATTATATAGTTGATACATTCAAGCTTTGGGATCACGTTGGTACTTTTCTCCGGGACGTCTTCAAAGACcctaaaaagaaaaag GTAATGCATGGAGCAGATCGAGATATTATTTGGCTTCAACGTGACTTCGGCATATATGTATGCAATCTCTTTGACACAGGACAG GCCTCAAGAGTGCTAAAGCTGGAGAGAAATAGTCTTGAATTTCTTCTGAAACATTATTGTGGAGTTGCTGCAAATAAACA ATACCAAAATGCAGACTGGAGAATACGACCCCTTCCAGATGTAATGACAAG ATATGCTAGAGAAGATACACATTATCTTTTGTACATTTATGATGTAATGCGAATAGATTTGCACACAGTAGCAAAAGAAGACGAGAAACCTGACTCCCCTCTGGTAGAG GTTTACAAGCGCAGCTATGATGTGTGCATGCAACTATATGAGAAAGAGCTTCTGACTGAGAATTCATATCTTCAAATTTATGG GGTTCAGGCAGCTAATTTCAATGCGGTTCAACTTGCCATTGTTGCG GGGCTTTGTGAATGGCGAGATCGGATTGCACGAGCAGACGATGAGAGCACTGGTTATGTATTACCAAataaaactcttcttgaaatAG cgAAGGAAATGCCAATTAATGTGGGAAAGTTGCGACGGTTGTTAAAGTCAAAGCTCCCTTACATCGAGCGTAATGTTGATGCTGTGATCAGTGTCATCAGGCGATCAATGCAAAATGCTGCGGCGTTCGAGCCAGTTGTTCAATCTTTAAAAACATGGCATCCTAGAACG GTCTTTGAGAAGAATATTGAAAGCACCACTGAGGAAACATGCATAGAAGCTGTTTTGTCTTCTTCTGTGAGTTCGAAGATGTTTTTGCAGGTTGAAAATAACACCCGGGGCGTCAGGACCAGAGGCTTGTGTGGTTCAGAAAAG GTTAGTGTGGATGTTTCGAAGGAACAAAGCGGTGGTTGTGTAGCTTTGCCTTCAAAGAGGAAGTTTGGAAGTGAGAACAAG GCAGATGAAGAGGTCAAAGTGTCCAAGTCAAAGCCACCATGTGTCTCTAGGCCAGATGAGATTATTATACTGTTGGATGACGATGATGAGTCTGATGAAGAAACATCGGACGCCGAAGATGATGCGGATAGTGTTTCAGAAACGCCTTTTAAGGGACCGGATATATCAATGAACGTGAAGAAGACATGTGGTCCGGATATTATCGTGttaaatgatgatgactcaGATGATGACTCAGATGATGACTCAGAAACTGATGATGGTAGGAAAAGGGAAGTTGAAAGGATGAATGTGATACATGAACAGCAGGGAAAATTCATGAGTTTGAAACCGGGCTTTCTCAACATTTAG
- the LOC108835260 gene encoding protein RRP6-like 1 isoform X1: MARDDSPGLKSLEALIGGCLPENLSKLASTSLAVPANNDFHFFYTIEEEFRRGIDEISGSSQCVLETIGGFCGKQMRCSGDDDDAYDWLVNLNDGVLQRIDEDLDLGNPKKKEIDGKAKKVSFHIATIKKPQEEYKILVNNRNVPFQHVWLEKKDNNLGFIHPLEKLSVMDFVDKNLSEMKPVDPLPLEGTPFKFVQEIIDLKDLAAKLSSVEEFAVDLEHNQYRSFQGLTCLMQISTRTEDYIVDTFKLWDHVGTFLRDVFKDPKKKKVMHGADRDIIWLQRDFGIYVCNLFDTGQASRVLKLERNSLEFLLKHYCGVAANKQWVIIQPLLFVLTHSSSHFNVIVPIGCRYQNADWRIRPLPDVMTRYAREDTHYLLYIYDVMRIDLHTVAKEDEKPDSPLVEVYKRSYDVCMQLYEKELLTENSYLQIYGVQAANFNAVQLAIVAGLCEWRDRIARADDESTGYVLPNKTLLEIAKEMPINVGKLRRLLKSKLPYIERNVDAVISVIRRSMQNAAAFEPVVQSLKTWHPRTVFEKNIESTTEETCIEAVLSSSVSSKMFLQVENNTRGVRTRGLCGSEKVSVDVSKEQSGGCVALPSKRKFGSENKADEEVKVSKSKPPCVSRPDEIIILLDDDDESDEETSDAEDDADSVSETPFKGPDISMNVKKTCGPDIIVLNDDDSDDDSDDDSETDDGRKREVERMNVIHEQQGKFMSLKPGFLNI; the protein is encoded by the exons ATGGCACGCGACGATTCACCGGGGCTGAAATCTCTGGAGGCGTTGATTGGTGGTTGTCTGCCGGAGAATCTCTCAAAGTTAGCTTCTACATCTCTTGCAGTTCCAGCGAATAACGATTTCCACTTTTTCTACACGATCGAGGAGGAGTTCAGGCGTGGGATCGATGAGATTTCAGGAAGCTCGCAGTGTGTTCTTGAGACGATAGGTGGCTTCTGTGGGAAACAGATGAGATGTtcaggagatgatgatgatgcgtATGACTGGCTTGTTAACCTGAACGATGGAGTTCTCCAGAGAATCGATGAGGATTTGGATTTGGGAAATCCAAAGAAGAAGGAAATTGATGGAAAGGCAAAGAAGGTTTCATTCCATATAGCAACGATAAAGAAGCCTCAGGAGGAGTATAAGATTTTGGTCAACAACCGAAATGTACCGTTTCAGCATGTTTGGCTGGAAAAGAAGGACAACAATCTCGGCTTTATTCATCCACTG GAGAAACTTTCGGTGATGGACTTTGTTGATAAAAATCTATCAGAGATGAAACCTGTTGATCCCCTCCCTTTGGAAGGAACTCCATTCAAGTTTGTTCAAGAAATCATTGATCTGAAGGATTTAGCTGCGAAACTGTCTAGTGTTGAAGAGTTTGCT GTTGATCTGGAGCATAATCAGTATAGGTCTTTTCAAGGATTAACATGCTTGATGCAAATATCTACAAGAACGGAAGATTATATAGTTGATACATTCAAGCTTTGGGATCACGTTGGTACTTTTCTCCGGGACGTCTTCAAAGACcctaaaaagaaaaag GTAATGCATGGAGCAGATCGAGATATTATTTGGCTTCAACGTGACTTCGGCATATATGTATGCAATCTCTTTGACACAGGACAG GCCTCAAGAGTGCTAAAGCTGGAGAGAAATAGTCTTGAATTTCTTCTGAAACATTATTGTGGAGTTGCTGCAAATAAACAGTGGGTCATAATTCAGCCTTTGTTATTTGTTCTTACGCACTCATCTTCTCACTTCAACGTCATTGTCCCAATTGGCTGCAGATACCAAAATGCAGACTGGAGAATACGACCCCTTCCAGATGTAATGACAAG ATATGCTAGAGAAGATACACATTATCTTTTGTACATTTATGATGTAATGCGAATAGATTTGCACACAGTAGCAAAAGAAGACGAGAAACCTGACTCCCCTCTGGTAGAG GTTTACAAGCGCAGCTATGATGTGTGCATGCAACTATATGAGAAAGAGCTTCTGACTGAGAATTCATATCTTCAAATTTATGG GGTTCAGGCAGCTAATTTCAATGCGGTTCAACTTGCCATTGTTGCG GGGCTTTGTGAATGGCGAGATCGGATTGCACGAGCAGACGATGAGAGCACTGGTTATGTATTACCAAataaaactcttcttgaaatAG cgAAGGAAATGCCAATTAATGTGGGAAAGTTGCGACGGTTGTTAAAGTCAAAGCTCCCTTACATCGAGCGTAATGTTGATGCTGTGATCAGTGTCATCAGGCGATCAATGCAAAATGCTGCGGCGTTCGAGCCAGTTGTTCAATCTTTAAAAACATGGCATCCTAGAACG GTCTTTGAGAAGAATATTGAAAGCACCACTGAGGAAACATGCATAGAAGCTGTTTTGTCTTCTTCTGTGAGTTCGAAGATGTTTTTGCAGGTTGAAAATAACACCCGGGGCGTCAGGACCAGAGGCTTGTGTGGTTCAGAAAAG GTTAGTGTGGATGTTTCGAAGGAACAAAGCGGTGGTTGTGTAGCTTTGCCTTCAAAGAGGAAGTTTGGAAGTGAGAACAAG GCAGATGAAGAGGTCAAAGTGTCCAAGTCAAAGCCACCATGTGTCTCTAGGCCAGATGAGATTATTATACTGTTGGATGACGATGATGAGTCTGATGAAGAAACATCGGACGCCGAAGATGATGCGGATAGTGTTTCAGAAACGCCTTTTAAGGGACCGGATATATCAATGAACGTGAAGAAGACATGTGGTCCGGATATTATCGTGttaaatgatgatgactcaGATGATGACTCAGATGATGACTCAGAAACTGATGATGGTAGGAAAAGGGAAGTTGAAAGGATGAATGTGATACATGAACAGCAGGGAAAATTCATGAGTTTGAAACCGGGCTTTCTCAACATTTAG